One stretch of Hymenobacter chitinivorans DSM 11115 DNA includes these proteins:
- a CDS encoding glycosyltransferase → MSTPWLGGALLVLPAVYAALMLGLRRGWEALPTVEPAVTPSTAPPAAEGPLFSVLIAARNEADNLPGLLHDLTLQSLPPGRFEVLLADDHSTDATARLVAEAARHCPFPLRLVALRELPGAGTGKKAALQAALHHARAPWVVCTDADCRFGPDWLSTYAALVTTDAAVRFISGPVLLTGPNTAWQQLMGLEFAGLVGVGAAGIGRQSPTMCNGANLAYQRAAFTAVQGFAGNEHLASGDDEFLLHKLHAAFPGSIRFLRSPTALVSTAAPATLGALLRQRVRWASKWRHYRHLASQQLAVLVLGANVALFLGLLLTMLLPALGPWTLAAWALKLGADWWFLTPVLRFLGRPQWRRWLPVLQLLYAPYALATGLLGLRGSYVWKGRHL, encoded by the coding sequence ATGAGTACGCCGTGGCTGGGAGGGGCGCTACTGGTGCTGCCCGCCGTGTACGCGGCACTGATGCTGGGTTTGCGCCGGGGCTGGGAGGCCTTGCCTACAGTAGAGCCGGCCGTAACGCCCTCCACCGCGCCGCCCGCCGCCGAAGGTCCGCTGTTTTCCGTCCTCATTGCCGCCCGCAACGAAGCCGATAACCTGCCGGGCCTGCTGCACGATTTGACCCTCCAAAGCCTGCCGCCCGGCCGCTTCGAGGTGCTCCTGGCCGACGACCATTCTACCGACGCCACCGCCCGCCTTGTGGCCGAAGCGGCCCGGCACTGCCCGTTTCCGCTGCGGCTGGTGGCGCTCCGGGAATTGCCCGGCGCCGGAACCGGCAAGAAAGCCGCCCTGCAAGCCGCCCTGCACCACGCCCGGGCCCCCTGGGTAGTGTGCACCGATGCCGACTGCCGCTTCGGCCCCGACTGGCTCAGTACCTATGCCGCCCTGGTGACCACCGACGCCGCGGTGCGCTTCATCAGCGGCCCGGTGCTCCTGACGGGGCCCAATACGGCCTGGCAGCAACTCATGGGCCTCGAATTCGCCGGGCTGGTGGGCGTGGGGGCGGCCGGCATCGGGCGGCAAAGCCCTACCATGTGCAACGGGGCCAACCTGGCCTACCAGCGCGCCGCCTTCACGGCCGTGCAGGGCTTCGCCGGCAACGAGCACCTGGCCAGCGGCGACGACGAGTTCCTGCTCCACAAGCTGCACGCGGCCTTTCCCGGCAGCATCCGCTTCCTCCGCAGCCCCACCGCCCTGGTGTCCACGGCCGCCCCGGCCACGCTGGGCGCCTTGCTCCGGCAGCGGGTGCGCTGGGCCAGCAAGTGGCGGCACTACCGGCACCTGGCCTCCCAGCAGTTGGCCGTGCTGGTGCTCGGGGCCAATGTGGCCTTGTTCCTGGGCTTGCTGCTGACTATGCTCCTGCCCGCTCTCGGGCCCTGGACCCTGGCCGCCTGGGCCCTGAAGCTGGGCGCCGACTGGTGGTTTCTGACCCCGGTACTGCGCTTCCTGGGCCGCCCGCAGTGGCGGCGGTGGCTGCCGGTGCTCCAGCTGCTCTACGCACCGTATGCCCTGGCTACGGGGTTGCTGGGCCTGCGCGGGAGCTACGTGTGGAAAGGGCGGCACCTATAA
- a CDS encoding lysylphosphatidylglycerol synthase transmembrane domain-containing protein: MPPPNLQNYVQNPEPPAPSRRRLLVIGGKLLITALTLGLLYNSVYADGATAAAWRKLLSTTLSGSGRGPVLAALALVPVNWGLEAWKWWRLARHLEPVSFRRCFRAVLVGLTLGFVTPNRVGDYAGRIIELKSRRLDALGAVFLGRYCQLVATVVAGTGGLLYFLLTFYLKGYPSAGLGLVVATLLINAGVILPLYRSRLLLTALTVVRPLRRFRRFLAVMPTYPARALHWILALSMLRYAVFCLQFGLLLWAYGASPPVGPGLAAIAGTFLLKSLVPSLNALADVGVRELSATHLFGLLHEPALPVLSASLSLWVINIALPSAAGLLFVLRLKVFRKKDLAPKTPQP; this comes from the coding sequence TTGCCCCCGCCCAACTTACAAAACTACGTCCAAAACCCGGAACCACCGGCACCTTCCCGGCGCCGGCTGCTGGTTATTGGTGGCAAGCTGCTCATTACGGCCCTCACCCTGGGGCTGCTCTACAACTCGGTGTACGCCGACGGGGCCACGGCCGCGGCCTGGCGCAAGCTGCTTAGCACCACGCTCAGCGGCTCGGGCCGGGGACCGGTGCTGGCCGCCCTGGCCCTGGTGCCCGTCAATTGGGGCCTGGAAGCCTGGAAGTGGTGGCGCCTGGCCCGGCACCTGGAGCCCGTCTCGTTCCGGCGCTGCTTCCGGGCGGTGCTCGTGGGCCTCACTCTGGGCTTCGTGACTCCCAACCGGGTGGGCGACTACGCCGGCCGCATCATCGAGCTCAAAAGCCGCCGCCTCGATGCGCTGGGCGCGGTGTTTCTGGGCCGCTACTGCCAATTGGTGGCTACGGTGGTGGCCGGCACGGGGGGCCTGCTCTACTTTCTGCTCACGTTTTACCTGAAGGGCTACCCCTCCGCCGGTCTGGGCCTAGTGGTGGCTACCCTCCTGATTAACGCCGGGGTGATTCTGCCGCTCTACCGCTCCCGCCTGCTGCTCACGGCCCTGACGGTGGTTCGGCCCCTGCGGCGGTTCCGGCGGTTTCTGGCCGTGATGCCCACCTACCCGGCCCGGGCCCTGCACTGGATTCTGGCCCTCTCGATGCTGCGCTACGCGGTGTTCTGCTTGCAATTCGGGCTGCTGCTCTGGGCCTACGGGGCTTCGCCGCCGGTGGGGCCGGGGCTGGCGGCCATTGCCGGCACGTTTCTACTCAAGTCGTTGGTGCCCTCGCTCAACGCCCTGGCCGACGTGGGCGTGCGGGAACTATCGGCCACCCACCTGTTTGGCCTGCTCCACGAGCCGGCCCTGCCCGTGCTCAGCGCCAGTCTGAGCTTGTGGGTCATCAACATTGCCCTGCCCAGCGCCGCCGGCCTGCTGTTCGTGCTGCGCCTGAAGGTGTTTCGCAAGAAGGACCTGGCCCCCAAAACCCCGCAGCCATGA